The sequence below is a genomic window from Streptosporangium lutulentum.
AGACCGCCCCGATCAGCTCGGGACGGTAGATACAGGGCACTACCTCAACCGCCGGAACTCGCCGGATCATTCCAAAGGAACACGACCGAAAGCCTCCGGATCGCGGGGATCACCGGTGAACTCGTAGCGGATCCCGCCGGGGGCGAGGGCGAGCAGGGTGACCGACAGGGAGCCGAAGATCCGCCCGTCGGGGAGACCGTGACGGATGATCATGGCGCGGGGGTCGTCGGGAGGCAGCCCCGCACCGGTGGCCAGCCGGCGCCAGTCGTCCCAGTCTCCATCGAGCTCCGAGGGACGGTGGGCCTTGGCGAACAGGGGACGGAAGAACGCGACGCGCTCGTTCTCCTCCCCGCGCTCCCAGCCGCTGTTGACGATCATGTGGGTTCCCGGTGGGAGGTCGTCCTGCTTCAGCGCGATCCCGTCCCACTGCCACAGGCGGACTCCACCGAGATCGGCGAAGATCAGGTGGAACGGGTCGTAGTGGACCAGGTCCGACTCGGGGATGCGCTCCCCGGCCGCCGCCCTGAGCGGCAGGTCGCCCCGGGAGCGGCGTGTCCGCTCGGGGGCGAGCACACCGTGGCCGTTGAGCAGGGCGCCGATCCGCCTGGCGGCGGGATCGACGGCCAGCCAGGTCCCGTTCGCCTGGAGATCTCGCCCGCCGATCAGTCCGGGCCAGTGTTCGCCCGGGGGAACCCACGGCCGGTCGGTGAACTCATCACGCACGCCGACGAGGATCAGGGGGATCTCGGCGCTCGGATCGATGCTGACGGCAACCGTGCACATGCCCGGAGAGTACAGGTTCCGCCGGGTGCGTTCTCAGATCGGGGGCCAGGGAATGGCGGGCCAGTCCTTGGAGGGGAGGGGGTGCAGGCCGGTGTTGAGGAGCCTGCGCACGCGCGACCAGGTGGCCTCGACCTCGGCGAGGGTGAGGAGCTCGCGGAGCCGGCGGCCGAGGCGGCCCTGCTCCAGGTCGCGCTCCAGGCGGGTGAGGACGTTCATGGCGTCGCGGGACAGGGGCTTGCCCCGCCACTGCCAGAGCACGGTGCGGAGCTTGTCCTCGGCGGCGAAGGAGACGCCGTGGTCCACGCCGTAGATGTGGCCGTCGGCGAGCGGCAGCAGGTGGCCGCCCTTGCGGTCGGCGTTGTTGACGATCGCGTCGAACACGGCCATCCGGCGCAGGGAGGGCTGGCGGCTGCGGATCAGCACCATCAGGTCGGTCTCGGAGTCGGCGTCGATCCAGAGCTGGCACATGCCGGGTCCGAAGGGCCCGTCGCGGTAGACGGTGGGCGGGACGATCCGCCATCCGGTCGCGGCCGAGACCTCGTAGGCGGCCACCTCACGGGCGGCCAGGGTGCCGTCGGGGAAATCCCAGAGCGGGCGTTCGCCGCGTACCGGCTTGTAGACGCAGGCCGCCGAGAGCCCGCCGAGCCGGACCGAACAGTAGAGCGTCATGTTGGTCGCCTCGATCAGGCGACCGGCCACCTCCAGCTGACCTTCGCGAAGCAGGCGTATCGCGGTCTCGTCGTCCAGCCCCGCCGCGGGCACCTCACTCAGCGTCGGCTCACTCTCGGCACTCATTCGCCTCCTCCACCTGACGCAGCGCTGCTGCTACCCCGGTAACCGTTGAGCCGCACACAGATATGCCCCTCGGCGTCAAGTGGCTGGGCGCACAGCGGACAGGGGGGGCGCCCGGCCGCGACGAGTGCCATGGCACGTTTGGTGAAGGCCCTGGCCGCGCCCGGGCTGATGTGAACGCGCAGTACCGTGGGCTCGGTGAGCGGGGAGGGCTCGAACTCCTCGTCCTCGTCCTCCGCGACGGCCTCCTGGGCCTCGATGATCACCTGCGCGGTTTCGGAATCCCACGCCAGGGCCATCGTGCCGACTCGGAAGTCCTCGCTGATCGGCACGTCCAGCGGAGCGTTGTCGGTCAGCGCGACAGGGGCGACGGCGGGCACCTGGGCAGTGCCCTCGCTGCGCCGCAGCACCTCGTCGAGAAGCTCATCGAGACGGTCGGCCAGCGCCGCGACCTGGAATTTCTCCAGCCCGACGGTGGTCAACCGTCCCTGGCCCCGGGCCTGCAGAAAGAAGGCTCGTGACCCCGGTTGCCCCACGGCACCGGCCACGAACCTCTCGGGTGGGTCGTAGTCGAAGACCGGCATAGCCCGACCTTACGTGGTCCCGGATCCGCCGCCGACTGCGGCATCGCTCCCGGTGAGGTTTTCTCCCCCGTCCTCGCCTTCCGAACCCTCCTTCGGCCGCAATGCGGCCACATCTCCCCCCAGGTCGTTGAGCCTCAGCACAAAGGGGCGCAATGGGGTATACCGAATGGCCGTGAGGGATGCGGGATCGGCGACTATCCGTTGAAACTGGTCCAGATGGAGGCCCATGGCATCGGCCACTATGGCTTTGATCACATCTCCGTGGCTGCAGACGAGATAGACCGCTTTCGGCCCGAGACGCTCGTTCCACTCCCTGACGGCCGCCACGGCGCGATGCTGCACCGCGGACAAGGATTCTCCCCCGGGAAACGTCACGGCGCTCGGATGGGCCTGCACGACCGGCCAGAGGGGGTCCTTGGCGAGCTCGGCGATCGGGCGGCCCGTCCAGTCGCCGTAGTGGCACTCCCCGAAGCGCTCGTCGGTCAGCACCTCCGTCGCGCGATCGGCGGCGATCGCCTGGGCGGTCTCCTGGCAGCGCTCCAGCGGGCTGGAGACGATCGCGTCCAGCTCCAGCGGCGCCAGCCGTACGGCCAGCTTCTCCGCCTGGGCCTGCCCGGCCTCGCTGAGGTGAACGTCGGGGGTCCAGCCTGCCAGGACCGGGCCGGTAAGGGGAGTCAGGCCGTGTCTGGCCAGTAGCAGGGTCGTCACGTGGCTAAGTCTTGCAGGCCTCACTCCACTACTTTTAAGTGCCCGGGCGGTAATCTGGCCTGATCATGGAGCAGCGCTATGTGGGCCGGAGCGGCTTGTCGGTGTCCCGCCTAGGACTGGGGACGATGACGTGGGGACGTGACACGAGCGCCGAGGAGGCCGCCGCGCAGCTCCGCATGTTCGCCGAGGCCGGCGGAACGCTCATCGACACCGCGGACGTCTACACGGGCGGCGAGGCCGAACGGCTGATCGGGCGGCTGATCCGCGACTCGGTGCCGCGCTCGGAGCTGGTGCTGTCCACCAAGGCCGTGCTCACCCCGGCCGGCCGCCGGCCGCGCGACGCCTCCAGGAAGCATCTGATCGCCGCCATCGACGCCTCGCTGACCCGTCTCGGCGTCAACGAGGTGGACCTGTGGCAGTTGCACGCCTTCGACCCGGACGTCCCGCTGGAGGAGACCCTGGCCGCCGTGGACGCCATCGTGTCCTCCGGCCGGGCCGCCTACGCCGGGGTCTGCGACTACGCGGGCTGGCAGCTCGCGGCGGCGGCCGTCGGCCAGCGGGCGGTCTCCGGCCGGGTGCCGATCGTCGCCGCCCAGGTCGAGTACTCGCTTCTGGCCAGGGAGGCCGAGCGCGAGCTGCTCGGCGCCGCCGAGCACGTCGGCGCGGGCGTGCTGGCCTGGTCGCCGCTCGGCCGCGGGGTCCTCACCGGCAAGTACCGCACGGGCATCCCCGCCGACTCCCGCGCCGCGACCCCGCACTTCGCCGACTTCGTCAAGCCCTACCTGGACGAGCGGTGCCGCCGGGTCGTGGAGTCGGTGACGACCGCGGCCGACGGGCTCGGGGTCTCGCCGCTGTCGGTCGCCCTGTCGTGGGTCCGCGACCAGCCGGGGGTCGCCTCCGCCATCGTCGGCGCCCGCACCCACGCCCAGCTGGCCGGGGTGCTCCAGGCCGAGGATCTGACGCTGCCCGTGGAGATAAGGGAGGCGCTCGACGATGTCTCGGCCGACTGAGGCGCGCCGGGGACGGAAGAGGACACGGGATCACGCACGGAAACCGAACGAGAATTCCTTTCGCGTATCACTAGTCGATACCGAATCGCAACTTTCCGTGGAAAAGACGAGCTCCCCCACAAAACTGTCAAGGGGTGACGGGAGGGGTGCCCGGATCCCGGCGAGGCGCGTTGGCGGGAGGGCATGCGGGTGTCAGCGAGGGGGCCGTCGTTGATGTCTCAAGGGGGACGTGTGCTAACTGCGATCTCTGCCGGTGCGCTGGCACTGGCGCTGGGCGGCGGGATCCCCGTGGTCGTGGCCGCACCGGTGAGCGCCGCATCGCGGCTGGACGACTGTCCGCAGAAGGGGGTGCTGGGCACGGTCACCGGGGGGATCTGCAAGACCGTGGACACCCTCGGCGACGTCGTGAGCGGGATCGCCGAGGACCTCCCCGCCCCGCTGCCCAAGATCCTCGAAGCCCCCGCGAAGCCGGCCGAGAACGGCGCCGGCGACACCGCGAGGGCCGGCGACACCGCGGCGGTCACCTCACGGACACCGGACCCCACCGCCGCGCCCGCGCCGCACCCGATCGAGGAGTCGGAGAAATCGGAGAACGGCGACCTGCTGCCCAAGGTCCTCGGCGGGGTCTGCCTTCCCCTGGCGGCCTCCTCCGAGTGCGCCGGCCCGCCGGTCTCCGCCACTCCCGAACCCTCCGGCGGCACCGCGCCCCCCGAGCAGACGGCCCAGCCGTCCGGGTCACCGACTCCCAGCCCGTCGCCGACTCCCAGCCCGGAGCCCACGAGGGAGAAGTCCGCGCCGCTGCCGGTCAGGCGTCCCCTGCCGCCGGAGACCCGGACCCTCACCACGGACGTGGGCGAACCGGTGGTCCCCGAGCCGCCCCCCGTGGTCGACGCCGAGGCGCCCCGGGTGGAGCTGCTGTGGCCGGGCCCCCTGATGCAGCAGTTCCAGGAGCAGATGCCGGAGCGGCAGCCGCTCAAGCCCACCCGGTCGTCCGACGCGCAGGGCACGGTGCTCAGCACGGCGCTGCTGATCGCGGCGATCCTCGCCGTCCGCCTGCTGTACAGCAGGCGGACGGGAGAGGAGTCCATGCCGTTCGAGCCGCTCCGGATGGGGCGGCACCGGGTGGCCTAGCGGGTGCTAGGCGCCGATCGCGTGCACGCCGCCGTCGACGTGGACGATCTCACCGGTCGTGGCCGGGAACCAGTCCGACAGCAGGGCGACGCACGCCTTGGCCGCCGCGGTCGGGTCGTTGATGTCCCAGCCGAGCGGCGCCTTGGCGGGCCAGCTCTCCTCGAACTCGGTGAAGCCGGGAATGCTCCTGGCAGCCATGGTCCGGATCGGACCGGCGGCCACCAGGTTGACCCGGATGCCGTGCTTGCCGAGATCGCGGGCCAGGTAGCGGGAGCAGGACTCCAGGCCGGCCTTCGCCACGCCCATCCAGTCGTAGACCGGCCAGGCCTTGGTGGCGTCGAAGTCGAGGCCGACGACCGCGCCGCCCTCCTTCATCAGCGGAAGCGCGGCCACCGCGAGCGACTTGAACGAATACGTGGAGACCTGGACGGCTGTCGCCACGTCCTCCCACGAGGTGTTCAGGAAGTTGCCGCCGAGTGCGCTCTGCGGGGCGAACCCGATGGCGTGCACCACGCCGTCCAGGCCGTCCACGTGCTCGCCGACCCGGTCGGCGAGGGATTCGAGGTGCTCGGCGCTGGTGACGTCGAGCTCCAGCACCGGAGGCGGCTCGGGGAGCCGCTTGGCGATGCGCTCGACCAGGCTGAGGCGGCCGAAGCCGGTCAGCACGACCTTCGCGCCCTGCTCCTGGGCCAGCTTGGCCACGGAGAAGGCGATGGATGCGTCGGTCAGCACCCCGGTGATCAGAAGCCGCTTGCCTTCAAGGATTCCCATGAGTGCCGTTCCTCATCTGGTGTGTCGGTTCGTGTGTTCCAACGGGCGGGATCGGTCCGCCGCCCACCTCCCGTCTCCTGGCGCAGGGCGGGAGACCGCTCTCGCCGGGAGGCGGGGGACGTCAGGTCAGTGACCCATTCCCAGTCCGCCGTCCACGGGGATGACGGCGCCGGTGATGTAGGAGGCGTCCGCGCTCGCCAGGAAGGCGACCACCTTCGCGACCTCCTCGGGAGTGGCCTGCCTCCCGAGCGGGATGGACTTGCGGATCTGCTCCTGATAGGCCGCGTCCAGCTCGGCCGTCATGTCGGTCTCCACGAAGCCCGGGGCGACGACGTTGACCGTGATGCCGCGCGAGCCCAGCTCCCGGGCCGCCGAGCGGGCGAAGCCGATCATGCCCGCCTTGGAGGCGGCGTAGTTGGTCTGCCCGGCCGAGCCGAGCATGCCGACCACCGAGGAGATCAGCACGATGCGGCCGCGCTTGAGCCGCAGCATGCCGCGCGTGGCGCGCTTGGCCACCCGGTAGGCGCCGGTGAGGTTGGCGTCGATGACGTCGGTGAAGGTCTCCTCCTTCATCATCGGCAGCAGCGTGTCCTTGGTGATGCCGGCGTTGGCCACCAGCACCTCGACCGGGCCGTGCTCGGCCTCGACCTTCCCGAACGCCGCGTCCACGTCGGCCATGCTGGTCACGTCGCAGCGCACGCCGAACAGCCCCTCGGGGGGCTCTCCGGAGCGGTAGGTCACGGCGACGGCGTCACCGGCCCTGGCGAGTTCGCGGGCGATCGCGAGGCCGATGCCGCGATTGCCACCGGTTATGAGAACAGATCGAGCCATGGAGCTGACGTTATCGTCTATCCGGGGGTAACCCTCTTGTTCGGGGGGGACAAGATCGCAGGGTTAGGATCGTCGACATGCGCCAGATCGATTCCGACTTTCTCGCCCTGCCCCTGAGGCAACTGGCGGACGCGGCTCTGCAGCGCGCCCGTGACCTCGGCGCCGAACACGCCGACTTCCGGCTCGAGCGCGTCCGCGCGGAGACCCTCCGCCTGTCCGACGCCTCGCTCGAAGGCTCCATCGACGCCGACGACCTCGGCTACGCCGTACGGGTCGTCAAGAACGGCACCTGGGGTTTCGCGGCCGGCATCGAGCTGACCCCCGAGGCCGCGGTCAAGGTCGCCGAGCAGGCGGTGGAGGTGGCCGTCATCTCCGCGGCCGTCAACCGCGAGCCCATCGAGCTGGCCCCCGAGCCTGTCCACTCCGACGTCACCTGGGTCTCCTCCTACGAGATCGACCCCTTCGATGTGCCGATGCGCGACAAGGTCGCGCTGCTCGCCGACTGGTCGGGCGGCCTGCTGAGAGACGCGCGCGTGAACCACGTCCAGGCCTCGCTGATGCAGGTCAAGGAGCAGAAGTTCTACGCCGACACGGCCGGCACCTCCACCACCCAGCAGCGGGTGCGCGTGCACCCCGAGCTGGAGGCGATGAAGGTCCAGGACGGCCGCTTCGAGTCGATGCGCACGCTCGCCCCGCCGGTCGGCCGGGGATACGAGTACCTCACCGGCCCCACCTGGGACTTCCCCGGCGAGCTCGCCCGCATTCCCGAACACCTCCAGGAGAAGTTCGGCGCCCCCTCCGTCGAGGCGGGGCGGTACGACCTGGTCGTCGACCCGTCCAACCTGTGGCTGACGATCCACGAGTCCGTCGGGCACGCCACCGAGCTGGACCGGGCCCTCGGCTACGAGGCGGCCTACGCCGGCACCAGCTTCGCCACCTTCGACCGGCTCGGCACGCTGGCGTACGGCTCGCCGGCGATGAACGTGGTCGGCGACCGTACGACCGAACACGGCCTGTCCACGATCGGCTACGACGACGAGGGCGTGGCGACCAGGGAGTTCGACATCGTCTCGGGCGGCGTCCTGGTCGGCTACCAGCTCGACCGGCGGATGGCGCTGCTGAAGGGCATGGGCGCCTCCAACGGCTGCGCCTTCGCCGACTCCCCCGGGCACATGCCGATCCAGCGCATGGCCAACGTCTCGCTGCGGCCCGCCCCCGACGGCCCCTCCACCGAGGAGCTGATCTCCGGGGTGGACCGCGGCATCTACGTCGTGGGCGACAAGAGCTGGTCCATCGACATGCAGCGCTACAACTTCCAGTTCACGGCCCAGCGCTTCTACAGGATCGAGAACGGCCGGCTCGCCGGTCAGCTCCGCGACGTCGCCTACCAGGCCACGACCACCGACTTCTGGCGGTCGATGGAGGCCGTCGGCGGGCCGCAGACCTACGTGCTGGGCGGCGCGTTCAACTGCGGGAAGGGCCAGCCGGGCCAGGTCGCCCCCGTCAGCCACGGCTGCCCGTCCGCGCTCTTCCGCGACGTGCGCATCCTCAACACCGTGCAGGAGAGTGGCAGTTGAGCGAGCAGCGCGTGCGACCAGACGGACCCGACGGACCCGGCACACCGGCGACCGCCTCGACGAGCGGTGAGGACAGGAGTGGGATGAGCCCTCAGGAGATGATCGAGAAGGTTCTGGACCTCTCCACGGCCGACGACGTCGTCGTCATCGTGGACGAGGGCTCCAGCGCCAACCTGCGGTTCGCGGGCAACACCCTCACCACCAACGGCGTGTCCCGCTCCTCGCAGCTCACCGTGATCTCGATCGTGGGCCGGGGTGTGGGCGTGGTGTCACGGGCGGCGGTCCGCCCCGAGCAGCTCGCCGACATCGTCGCGGCGGCCGATCACGCCGCGGAGGACGCCCAGCCGTCCGAGGACGCCCGGCCGCTGGTCGAGGGCGGCCGTTCCTCCGACTGGGACGCCCCCGCCGACCCCACCTCGATCGGGGTGTTCGGCGAGTTCGCGCCCGCGCTCGGCAGGGCCTTCGCCACGGCCGAGGCGGGCGGGCGCAAGCTGTACGGCTTCGCCGAGCACATCGTCACCACGACCTTCCTGGGCACCTCCACCGGAACCCGGCTCCGCCACACCCAGCCCACCGGCCGCCTGGAACTCAACGCCAAGTCCCCGGACATGAAGCGTTCCGCGTGGACGGGCGTGGCCACCCGCGACTTCACCGACGTGGACGTGGCGGCGCTGGACGCCTCGCTGGCCCAGCGCCTCGAATGGGCGAAGAAGCGGATCGACCTGCCCGCGGGCCGGTACGAGACGCTGCTCCCGCCGAGCGCGGTGAGCGACCTGATGATCTATCTCTACTGGAAGGCCGGAGCCCGCGACGCGCTCGAGGGTCGCACGGTCTTCTCCAGCCCCGGGGGCGGGACCCGCGTCGGGGAGGCCCTCTCCGAGCTGCCGATCAACCTGTCCGCCGTCCCCGCCGCCCCGGGCATCGAGTGCGCGCCGTTCGTGGTGGCGCACGCCTCCAGCCGGCAGAGTTCGGTGTTCGACAACGGCCTGCCCCTGGAGCCCACCGACTGGATCGCCGGCGGCAGGCTGACGAACCTGCTGCAGACCCGGTACTCGGCCGAGCTGACCGGCCTGTCCGTGACTCCGGAGATCGACAATCTGGTCATGACGGGTCCCGAGGGCGGGCGCTCGCTGGAGGAGATGATCGCCTCCACCGAGCGCGGCCTGCTTCTCACCTGCCTGTGGTACATCCGCGAGGTGGACCCGCAGACCCTCCTGCTCACCGGACTGACCCGTGACGGCGTCTACCTGGTGGAGAACGGGGAGGTCGTGGGCGAGGTGAACAACTTCCGCTTCAACGAGAGCCCGGTCGACCTGTTGCGCCGTCTCAGCGAGGTCGGCGCCTCCGAGCAGACCCTGCCGCGCGAGTGGAACGACTACTTCACCCGCGCGATCATGCCCCCGGTCCGGGTGCCCGACTTCAACATGTCGACGGTCAGCCAGGCCAGTTAGGGCGATCCGGGGCCCGCCTCACGCGGACGCCGGCGGCCTCCGCGTGAGGCGTCTGAGCCGAATCGCCCGCCTGGACCGGACGCGGCCCTGACCCGCGCCGATCGCCTGCGGACGCCCGGAGACGGAGACGGGCGTCCGTGGCCGTCGTCACCCGGTCCGGACGGAGCGTTCGCGTCCGGACAAGGCACCGCTAAGCTTCCAATCGCCACAGCGCGCGGGGAGGCCAGCCTTGGATCGCACGGGAACGAACCTTCCCGCCGTCGGTGAGTACAACCAGACGGTCGTTCTCGACGCCATCCGCCGGCGCCCCGAGGGAATCACCCGGTCCGAGCTCGCCGCCCTGACCGCCCTGAGCGGGATGACGGTGACGAAGGTCTGCCGGCGGCTTCTCGACGCCGGTCTCGTCGACGAGCACGGCAGGCGCACGAGCGGCCCCGGCAAGCCGGCGGCGGTCGTCAAGCTGAACCCGAGCGGCGGTTTCGCGGTCGGGGTGCACATCGATCCCGCGGCGGTGACCTATGTGCTCGTCGACCTGTCCGGCACGGTCCGGGACCACTCGCGCACCGGCACCCCGACCGCGGGAGACCCGAGCGCGGTCATCAACGAGATGGCGGACGCGATCGAGGCGCTCATCGCGGGTTCCGCCGTCGACAGGTCCCGCATCCTCGGTATCGGTATCGCGTCGCCCGGCCCGGTGAACGTCGAGGACGGCGTGCTCCTGAACCCGCCGATGATGCCCAACTGGCACCGGGTGGCCTTGCGGCGCTCGCTCGCCGAGGCGACGGGCCTGCCCGTGCTGCTCGAGAAGGACGCGACGGCCGCGGTCGTCGCCGAGCTGTGGTTCGCGGGCCCCGACAGCAGCCGCGACTTCGCGTTCATGTACTACGGCACCGGTCTCGGCACCGGCCTGTCGGTGTCGGGCGAGGTCATTCGCGGCATCAGCTCCAACGCGGGCGACGGGGGCCACATCACCGTCGATCCCGACGGTCCGATGTGCACCTGCGGCCGGCGCGGCTGCGTCGGCTACATCACCGTTCCGCGGGCGCTCGTCGAACGCGCGGTGCTCGACGGCGTGCTCTCGGCGGCCGAGGCCGGCAACTTCGAGGACACGGTCGACGTGGACGCGGCGTTCAGCAGGCTGGCGGCCCTCGCCGCGGCCGGGAACCCCGCGGCGACCGCGATCCTGACCGACGCCGCGCGTTCTCTGGCACGCGCGATCGTCGTGATCGTGAACCTTCTCGACATCGACGAGGTCATCTTCGGCGGGCCGTTCTGGGCGCGCATCTCTCCGGTGATCCTCGGTGCGCTGCCGGACGCGGTGCGTAGCGATCCCGCCCTGGTTCCGCCGCATCCCATCCGGTTCGCCCAGTCCGCGATCCCCGTCGACGTCGCCGCCGTCGGGGCCGCGACTCTCGTGCTCGACAACACCTTCTCGCCCCGGCCGTCCGCCCTTCTTCTCGCGGCGGAGTGATCACCTCCACCTTTGTCCTGACAAAGTTTTGTCCCCGCAGGTGTTGCGGGCGATTATGAACACATGATTTGCTAATTCCCGCCACGGCGCTCGGCGCTGAACTGACACCGTCGCGTCCTGTCGATGCCCGCCAGAAGGCATTCCGGCATCCCCCTCGCCTGAGATGTCAACGTCGACCGGTCTAACGCCGTCACCAGTCGTTCCTCTGGAAGGAAAACATGAGCAACACCGTCACGCGCATCCGGATCGCGGGTGTCGTCATCGCCGCGGCAGCCAGTACCGCCGGACTCGCCGCGTGCTCGTCGCCCGCTCCGTCGAGCGGCAGCGCCGCAGCCGCCCCCGCGGCCGCCTGTGAGCCGGCGAAGGGCAACGTCACCCTCCAGTACTGGAACACCGTTCCGGGTATGGACCAGGTCGTCGCCCTGTGGAACCAGAAGAACCCGAACATCCAGGTCGAGATGAAGAACATCTCCACCGACCAGTACGGCACCATCGGCAACGCCCTCAAGGCGGGCAAGGCGCCGGAGCTCGCCCAGGTCGGTTACGACCAGCTCCCCAGCCTGCGCACCCAGGACGCCTTCGTGGACGCCTCGGCCTGCGCGGACGCCGTCGCGGCCAAGTCGAAGTTCGTGCCGTGGACCTGGTCGCAGTCCAGCTTCGGTGACACCGGCGTGTTCGCCTTCCCGCAGGACACCGGCCCGATGGCCCTCTTCGTGCGCAGCGACATCTTCAAGAAGCACAACCTCGAGATCCCCAAGACCTGGGACGAGTACGCGGCGGACGCGCAGAAGCTGCACGACGCGGACCCCAACCTCAGCATCACGTTCTTCGACCCGAACAACGCCGAGTTCTTCAACGGACTCCTCTGGCAGAACAACGCCAAGATGTACGGCTACTCCGGCGACAAGTGGCACGTCACCGTCGAATCCGACCAGAGCAAGCAGGTCGCCGAGTACTGGCAGAAGCTGATCGACGCCAAGCTCGTCCGCACCGACCTCGCCCACGGTTCGACCCCGATGTACGCCGCGTACCAGAAGAACCAGATCGCCAGCTACGTCGGCGCCGCCTGGGGCTACAGCATGTTCCGCGACAACCTGCCCGACCAGTCCGGCAAGTGGTCGATCGTCCCGATGCCGACGTGGGGCTCGAGCGCCGCGTCCGGCGACTGGGGCGGATCCACCGTCGCGTTCATGAAGGGCAACACGCACCTGTACGAGTCGGTCAAGTTCAACTCCTGGCTGAACACCGACCCGGAGGCCCTCGCCCTGGAGAACAAGCTGGGCGGCCTCTACCCGGCGGCCACCGCCGGGCTGGAGCTTCCCGCGCTCTCGGAAGGCGTCCCGTACTACGGCAACGAGAAGATCTTCGACGTCTTCGCCGAGTCGTCGAAGAACATCGACACCTCCTTCGCCTGGGGCCCCACCCAGAAGACGGTGAACCTGGCGCTTCAGGACGCGCTGGCCAAGGCGGCAGCCGGCGACGGCAAGCTCGCCGACGCGCTCTCGGCCGCCCAGGCGTCCGCACTGAAATCGATGCAGGATCTGGCGATCCCGGCTGTCGCGGGCAACTGACCGCGGCATGACTGACACCGCAACCCGCGCGACCCGCGTGGTGGCGACGCCCGGAGGCCGCAGTCGTCACAACGGCGGCGGCCCCCGGGCGGGCACCATCGCCGCCTTTCTGATCCCGTTCTTCCTCCCGTTCGTGCTGTTCTACCTGGTGCCGATCGCCTACGCGATCTGGCAGAGCTTCCTCGTCGTGCGCCGCACCGGTGGCCAGTACGGCACGTCGTACACGACCTTCGGTGGCTTCGAGCAGTACGTTCAGGTGTTCCAGAACACGGAGTTCTGGAACAGCATCGGGCGCATCGGACTGTTCGGCATCGTGCAGGTGCCGGTCATGCTGTTCATCGCGCTGATCATC
It includes:
- a CDS encoding TldD/PmbA family protein, with the protein product MSPQEMIEKVLDLSTADDVVVIVDEGSSANLRFAGNTLTTNGVSRSSQLTVISIVGRGVGVVSRAAVRPEQLADIVAAADHAAEDAQPSEDARPLVEGGRSSDWDAPADPTSIGVFGEFAPALGRAFATAEAGGRKLYGFAEHIVTTTFLGTSTGTRLRHTQPTGRLELNAKSPDMKRSAWTGVATRDFTDVDVAALDASLAQRLEWAKKRIDLPAGRYETLLPPSAVSDLMIYLYWKAGARDALEGRTVFSSPGGGTRVGEALSELPINLSAVPAAPGIECAPFVVAHASSRQSSVFDNGLPLEPTDWIAGGRLTNLLQTRYSAELTGLSVTPEIDNLVMTGPEGGRSLEEMIASTERGLLLTCLWYIREVDPQTLLLTGLTRDGVYLVENGEVVGEVNNFRFNESPVDLLRRLSEVGASEQTLPREWNDYFTRAIMPPVRVPDFNMSTVSQAS
- a CDS encoding ROK family transcriptional regulator, with product MDRTGTNLPAVGEYNQTVVLDAIRRRPEGITRSELAALTALSGMTVTKVCRRLLDAGLVDEHGRRTSGPGKPAAVVKLNPSGGFAVGVHIDPAAVTYVLVDLSGTVRDHSRTGTPTAGDPSAVINEMADAIEALIAGSAVDRSRILGIGIASPGPVNVEDGVLLNPPMMPNWHRVALRRSLAEATGLPVLLEKDATAAVVAELWFAGPDSSRDFAFMYYGTGLGTGLSVSGEVIRGISSNAGDGGHITVDPDGPMCTCGRRGCVGYITVPRALVERAVLDGVLSAAEAGNFEDTVDVDAAFSRLAALAAAGNPAATAILTDAARSLARAIVVIVNLLDIDEVIFGGPFWARISPVILGALPDAVRSDPALVPPHPIRFAQSAIPVDVAAVGAATLVLDNTFSPRPSALLLAAE
- a CDS encoding ABC transporter substrate-binding protein; this translates as MSNTVTRIRIAGVVIAAAASTAGLAACSSPAPSSGSAAAAPAAACEPAKGNVTLQYWNTVPGMDQVVALWNQKNPNIQVEMKNISTDQYGTIGNALKAGKAPELAQVGYDQLPSLRTQDAFVDASACADAVAAKSKFVPWTWSQSSFGDTGVFAFPQDTGPMALFVRSDIFKKHNLEIPKTWDEYAADAQKLHDADPNLSITFFDPNNAEFFNGLLWQNNAKMYGYSGDKWHVTVESDQSKQVAEYWQKLIDAKLVRTDLAHGSTPMYAAYQKNQIASYVGAAWGYSMFRDNLPDQSGKWSIVPMPTWGSSAASGDWGGSTVAFMKGNTHLYESVKFNSWLNTDPEALALENKLGGLYPAATAGLELPALSEGVPYYGNEKIFDVFAESSKNIDTSFAWGPTQKTVNLALQDALAKAAAGDGKLADALSAAQASALKSMQDLAIPAVAGN